A window of Roseiflexus castenholzii DSM 13941 genomic DNA:
GCTTGTTGCCCGTCGCGCGGTGGTTGCGCCGCTCCAACCGGTCGAGGTTGACGTGCGCATTCCCGGATACACCGGTCCTGCTGCCGTTATCCTGTTCGACAGCCGCAAACGGTTCGCCGGCGTTGCCGAAGGACACGTCGAGAACGGCATTGGAACCCTGATCGCCGTGCCGCGCGGCGCGCCCGGTGCGCAGTGGGTGGCGTTGTTCGCCTCTGGTCGATTCGTCGCCGCCAATCCGGCGCTGTTCTCACTCGATGCGCGCACCGAAATCTGGACCGGGCAGGAACGCTTCGACCGGTTTGTGCCGAATGCGGCTGCCATATTTGCTGCTGCCACGCTGTCGTACACCTTCAATGGCGCATTCTTTCACGGTTACCGTTCGCCCGACAGCCCGCTGATCTGGTTGCGCGACCACGTGTACGCACAACGCGGCGCGCGCTACTTCGACGCCGATCTCAAAACCGCCTTTGACGACTTTCGCCGCTACCAGCAACCGGATGGCAGTTTCCCCGATTTCCTGCCGCGCCCTCCATGGACTGATCGCGCGCTCCGGGTGCCGGTCGAAGCCGACGTTGAGTACCTCTACGTCCAGGGAGTGTACGAAGCCTGGCAGGCGACTGGCGACGATGCCTGGATGCGTAGCCACCTGGAACCGATGCGGCGCGCCGTGACGTACTCGTTGCAGCACCCGCTGCGCTGGGACGCCGAACGTGGTCTGATCAAGCGCCCTTTCACCATTGACACCTGGGATTTCGAGTACGGTTCGACGACGACCGACCCGGAAACGGGCAAGCCTGCGCCGCGCCACTGGATCGACGACAAGACGATCTGGGGCGTTTTTCACGGCGACAACACCGGCATGGCACAGGCGCTGACGATGCTGGCGCGGATGGAAGAGCGCGTCGGCGATGCAACCCTGGCGCGTGTCTGGCGTGATGTTGCCGCCGGTCTGATACGCAACCTGAATGCGCTCAGTTGGAACGGGCGCTTCTTCCGCCATCATGTCCCCTTTCAGTCCTTCGACATCCCCGGCGTTGATCGGGAGCGGCAGTTGAGCCTCTCGAACGCCTATGCGCTCAACCGTGGCGTGCTCACCGTTCAGCAGGGGCAGGCGATCATCGACGAATATATCGAACGCTCGAAGACTATGCGCGCATTCGCGGAATGGTTTAGCATCGATCCGCCCTTTCCACCGGGAAGTTTCGGGCTTGCGGGGCGCAGCGGCGAACTCCCCGGCGCGTATGTCAACGGCGGCATCATGCCGATCACCGGCGGCGAACTGGCGCGCGGCGCATTTCGCTACGGCAACGAAACCTATGGCTTCGCCATTCTCGAACACTACTGGCTGCGCATGCTCAGTCGCGGGCGCACCTTTCTCTGGTACCATCCCGACGGCGCAGAAGGGGTCGGCTCCGATGACACCATTCCGACCGATGCGTGGGGGACGGCTGCGATGTTTACTGCGCTGATCGAGGGCGCTGCCGGCATCGAGGATCAGGGCATCGCCATGCGCGATGTAATCGTCAGCCCTCGCTGGGGCGCCGCTGGTCTGACCTCGGCGTATGTCTCGGCGCGCTACCCGGCGAGCGACGGGTATCTGGCGTATGCCTGGCGTCAGCATCCGCGCCGTATCGACCTCGACCTGAGCGGGGTCTTTGATCGCGCGCGAGTGAGGGTGCTGCTGCCGCAGGACACGCCGGGATCGGTCGAAGCGCTGGTCAACGGTGTGCCCGTGCCGCATACCATCGAAACCCTGCGCGCCAGCCGGTATGTCATCATCGACGTAGCGGATATGGCAGTTGTTCAGGTACAGGTGCGCTGGTAGCGACGCATTACGCGAGCGCTGCCCGCAGCCTTTGGAACAGGACACGGATGTCCACAGGTGCGACGGATCAAGACGGAATCGATCAGTGTCCATCCGTTCCATCCGCGACCATCCGTGTCCTATGGGCTGCACCCTTCGGAACAGGAAGCGGATCTGCACGGATGAAAAGGGATCGCCCCGTGGCAATCCGTTCCATGCGCGCCGATCCGTGTCCTGTCTACTCCACCGACGGCAACCCGGCGAGCGCCATGGCGACCTCTTTCTCAGAGTACTCGTAGTCGCGCAGTTTACCTGCCATGTAGTCGGTATACGCCTGCATATCGAAGTGCCCGTGTCCGCAGAGGTTAAACAAGATCGCGCGGCTGACCCCTTCCTCCTTGCAGCGCAGCGCCTCACGGATCGCACCCGCAACGGCGTGGTTGGCTTCCGGCGCCGGGATGATCCCCTCTGCACGAGCGAACTGAATGCCTGCCGCGAACGTCTCAAGTTGTTGAACGTTGATCGCCTCGATCACTCCCAATTCGAGCAGATGACTGACCAGCGGCGCCATACCGTGGTAGCGCAGCCCACCGGCATGAATCCCCGGCGGCACAAAATCATGTCCCAGAGTGTGCATCTTGACGAGCGGCGTCAGTTTGGCGGTGTCGCCAAAGTCGTAGGCATACTTACCGCGCGTCATACTCGGGCAGGCTGCCGGTTCGACCGCCACCACACGCACATTGCGCTCGCCGCGCAGTTTCTTTCCGATGAACGGGAACGAGATGCCGCTGAAGTTGCTGCCGCCGCCAGTGCAGCCAACGATAATATCGGGATAATCACCCGCCATCTCCATCTGCGCCAGCGCCTCTTCGCCGATAACAGTCTGGTGCAGCAGCACGTGGTTGAGCACGCTGCCGAGCGAATACTTCGCCTCCGGGTCCTGTGCTGCCACCTCGACCGCTTCGGAGATAGCGATTCCCAGGCTGCCGGTGCTATCGGGATGTTCGGCAAGGATCGCTCGCCCGGCGTTGGTCTCTTCGCTGGGGCTGGCGACCACGCGCGCGCCGTAGGCTTCCATCAGCGCGCGGCGGTACGGCTTCTGCTGGTAACTGACCTTGACCATAAAGACCAGCACCTCAATCCCGAAGAACGCGCCCGCCATTGCCAGCGACGAACCCCATTGCCCCGCGCCGGTTTCGGTCACCAGGCGTTTGACCCCTTCCTGTTGGTTGTAGTACGCCTGCGCGACGGCGGTATTCGGCTTATGGCTTCC
This region includes:
- a CDS encoding glucosidase family protein, with translation MPSKHLSRRAALSAAATFAALASIPSAFAQEGVALVARRAVVAPLQPVEVDVRIPGYTGPAAVILFDSRKRFAGVAEGHVENGIGTLIAVPRGAPGAQWVALFASGRFVAANPALFSLDARTEIWTGQERFDRFVPNAAAIFAAATLSYTFNGAFFHGYRSPDSPLIWLRDHVYAQRGARYFDADLKTAFDDFRRYQQPDGSFPDFLPRPPWTDRALRVPVEADVEYLYVQGVYEAWQATGDDAWMRSHLEPMRRAVTYSLQHPLRWDAERGLIKRPFTIDTWDFEYGSTTTDPETGKPAPRHWIDDKTIWGVFHGDNTGMAQALTMLARMEERVGDATLARVWRDVAAGLIRNLNALSWNGRFFRHHVPFQSFDIPGVDRERQLSLSNAYALNRGVLTVQQGQAIIDEYIERSKTMRAFAEWFSIDPPFPPGSFGLAGRSGELPGAYVNGGIMPITGGELARGAFRYGNETYGFAILEHYWLRMLSRGRTFLWYHPDGAEGVGSDDTIPTDAWGTAAMFTALIEGAAGIEDQGIAMRDVIVSPRWGAAGLTSAYVSARYPASDGYLAYAWRQHPRRIDLDLSGVFDRARVRVLLPQDTPGSVEALVNGVPVPHTIETLRASRYVIIDVADMAVVQVQVRW
- a CDS encoding TrpB-like pyridoxal phosphate-dependent enzyme translates to MKTVKYLLAEDQMPTAWYNIQADLPTPPPPVLHPGTGQPIGPQDLAPLFPMALIMQEVSTERFIEIPEEVQTIYRQWRPTPLFRARRLEQALDTPARIYYKYEGVSPAGSHKPNTAVAQAYYNQQEGVKRLVTETGAGQWGSSLAMAGAFFGIEVLVFMVKVSYQQKPYRRALMEAYGARVVASPSEETNAGRAILAEHPDSTGSLGIAISEAVEVAAQDPEAKYSLGSVLNHVLLHQTVIGEEALAQMEMAGDYPDIIVGCTGGGSNFSGISFPFIGKKLRGERNVRVVAVEPAACPSMTRGKYAYDFGDTAKLTPLVKMHTLGHDFVPPGIHAGGLRYHGMAPLVSHLLELGVIEAINVQQLETFAAGIQFARAEGIIPAPEANHAVAGAIREALRCKEEGVSRAILFNLCGHGHFDMQAYTDYMAGKLRDYEYSEKEVAMALAGLPSVE